In a single window of the Alphaproteobacteria bacterium genome:
- a CDS encoding helix-turn-helix transcriptional regulator: MTILTNIKQLGQIIQQGRKAQTLTQEQLSAISGVGVRFIRELEHGKESCHIGKALQVIRMLGINLIIEE; this comes from the coding sequence ATGACAATACTAACAAACATTAAACAGCTCGGACAAATCATCCAACAAGGACGAAAAGCACAGACTTTAACGCAGGAACAGCTCTCTGCAATCAGTGGCGTCGGAGTCCGATTTATTCGTGAACTAGAACACGGGAAAGAGTCCTGTCACATTGGTAAAGCACTTCAAGTCATTCGCATGCTGGGCATAAACCTAATTATTGAGGAGTAA
- a CDS encoding type II toxin-antitoxin system HipA family toxin yields MRRILDVYLYDVYAGQLVQDDSGVLSYAYDLSYLAKSNPAISLSLPLRSEDYEGKIVKAFFSGMLPEELVRHRLARYLGVSEKNPFALLEVIGGECAGALSLYPEGQAPPEAKKDDVEILDDKKLKEILKLLKRQPLLAGDDGLRLSLAGAQDKIAVRIQSGKISLVRGSTPTTHILKPVISDIKDSVHNEFFCMQLSQLMGIETPNVNIRWLGETPYYLVERYDRTTDENGHITRLHQEDFCQALGIMPDIKYEREGGPNITQCREVLLKHSATPAADHMSFLKRIIFNYVIGNADTHGKNFSLLYKDIKPNLSPNYDLLCTSAYSELSTKMAMKIGGKYRPEDVFLRHWNQLVPDTMASRRNLEAQLKKVSQELVERAYTLKETLSSEGIKSSIFDDIGKTITKRAKHIRQLW; encoded by the coding sequence ATGAGGCGAATTTTGGATGTTTACCTATACGATGTATACGCCGGTCAGCTTGTACAAGACGACTCAGGTGTTTTATCATATGCGTATGATTTATCCTATTTAGCCAAGAGTAATCCTGCAATTTCACTCTCGCTTCCCCTACGTTCTGAAGATTATGAAGGAAAAATCGTCAAAGCCTTCTTTTCGGGCATGTTACCAGAAGAATTAGTTCGCCACCGTTTGGCAAGATACTTAGGAGTTTCAGAAAAAAACCCATTTGCGCTTTTAGAAGTCATTGGAGGTGAGTGTGCGGGTGCTCTATCCTTGTATCCTGAAGGTCAAGCACCTCCAGAAGCCAAAAAGGACGACGTAGAAATCCTTGACGATAAAAAACTCAAGGAAATTCTAAAACTGCTTAAAAGGCAACCTCTGCTTGCTGGTGACGACGGCCTTCGCTTATCACTCGCAGGTGCACAAGACAAAATTGCCGTAAGAATCCAAAGTGGTAAAATATCCTTGGTTAGAGGGTCAACCCCTACAACGCACATTCTAAAACCCGTCATATCGGATATAAAAGATAGCGTACACAATGAATTTTTCTGCATGCAACTATCTCAACTTATGGGAATTGAAACCCCAAACGTAAATATACGTTGGTTGGGTGAAACGCCATACTATTTGGTCGAACGTTACGATCGAACAACAGATGAAAACGGCCATATTACAAGGTTGCACCAAGAGGATTTTTGCCAAGCATTAGGGATTATGCCTGACATCAAATATGAACGAGAAGGGGGGCCTAATATTACACAATGCCGAGAGGTATTGCTAAAACACTCAGCAACGCCTGCAGCAGATCACATGAGCTTTCTCAAAAGAATCATTTTTAACTACGTGATTGGAAATGCAGACACACACGGAAAGAATTTTTCCTTGCTGTATAAAGACATTAAACCAAATTTATCCCCCAACTATGATCTCTTATGTACAAGCGCATACAGTGAGTTATCAACCAAAATGGCAATGAAAATAGGTGGTAAATACAGACCCGAGGATGTTTTCCTACGGCACTGGAATCAACTAGTCCCAGACACAATGGCTTCCAGAAGAAATCTAGAGGCACAGCTTAAAAAAGTTTCACAAGAGCTGGTAGAAAGAGCTTATACCCTCAAAGAGACTCTAAGCTCAGAAGGTATCAAATCAAGCATTTTTGACGATATTGGCAAAACAATCACAAAACGTGCAAAACATATAAGACAGCTTTGGTAG